One Janthinobacterium sp. TB1-E2 genomic region harbors:
- a CDS encoding helix-turn-helix domain-containing protein produces MSKESIQEVVQKSLEDYFNDLGEQQASNIYDMVVLTVEKPILEVVMTRADGNQSHAAQMLGINRNTLRKKLQEHGLL; encoded by the coding sequence ATGAGCAAAGAAAGCATTCAGGAAGTCGTACAGAAAAGTCTAGAAGATTACTTCAATGACCTGGGCGAACAGCAAGCATCGAATATCTACGACATGGTCGTGCTGACCGTGGAAAAGCCCATCCTGGAAGTCGTGATGACACGCGCCGATGGCAACCAGTCGCACGCCGCGCAGATGCTGGGCATCAACCGCAATACCCTGCGCAAGAAATTGCAGGAGCACGGTTTGCTGTAA
- the ruvB gene encoding Holliday junction branch migration DNA helicase RuvB, producing the protein MSIQTDSFTEQRIIDAAPISHNEEAIERALRPKQLDEYVGQEKIRDQLEIFITAARQRKEALDHTLLFGPPGLGKTTLAHIIAREMGVNLRQTSGPVLERPGDLAAILTNLEANDVLFIDEIHRLSPVVEEILYPALEDYQIDIMIGEGPAARSVKLDLQPFTLVGATTRAGMLTNPLRDRFGIVARLEFYNTGELTKIVTRSAALLKAPIDPEGAHEIAQRARGTPRIANRLLRRVRDFAEVKSNGEITKVVADRALAMLDVDSAGFDVMDRKLLEAVLFKFGGGPVGIGNLAAAIGEAADTIEDVLEPYLIQQGFLQRTPRGRVATPAAYLHFGVSAPRMGPGGEAWEL; encoded by the coding sequence ATGAGCATCCAGACCGACAGCTTCACGGAACAGCGCATCATCGACGCGGCGCCCATCTCGCACAACGAAGAGGCGATCGAACGGGCCTTGCGTCCCAAGCAGCTCGACGAGTATGTCGGGCAGGAAAAGATCCGCGACCAGCTCGAGATTTTCATCACGGCCGCGCGCCAGCGCAAGGAAGCGCTCGACCACACCTTGCTGTTCGGCCCGCCGGGCCTGGGCAAGACCACCCTGGCGCACATCATCGCGCGCGAAATGGGCGTCAATTTGCGCCAGACCTCGGGCCCCGTGCTCGAGCGTCCGGGCGACCTGGCGGCGATTTTGACGAACCTGGAAGCGAACGACGTCCTGTTCATCGATGAAATCCACCGGTTGTCGCCGGTCGTTGAGGAAATTTTATATCCGGCGCTCGAGGATTATCAGATCGATATCATGATCGGCGAAGGCCCGGCCGCCCGGTCCGTGAAACTCGATCTGCAACCGTTTACCTTGGTCGGCGCCACGACGCGCGCCGGCATGCTGACCAATCCGCTGCGCGACCGCTTCGGCATCGTCGCGCGCCTCGAGTTCTACAACACGGGCGAACTGACGAAGATCGTCACGCGCAGCGCGGCCTTGCTGAAAGCCCCGATCGACCCGGAAGGCGCGCATGAAATCGCCCAGCGCGCCCGCGGCACGCCCCGTATCGCCAACCGCTTGCTGCGCCGCGTGCGTGATTTCGCGGAAGTCAAAAGCAATGGCGAGATCACCAAGGTGGTGGCCGACCGCGCGCTGGCCATGCTTGACGTCGATTCCGCCGGTTTCGACGTGATGGACCGCAAGCTGCTCGAAGCCGTGCTGTTCAAATTCGGCGGCGGCCCCGTCGGCATTGGCAACCTGGCGGCGGCCATCGGCGAAGCGGCCGATACCATCGAAGACGTGCTGGAACCGTATCTGATACAGCAAGGTTTCCTGCAGCGCACGCCCCGTGGCCGTGTCGCCACGCCGGCTGCCTACCTGCACTTCGGCGTCAGCGCGCCGCGCATGGGCCCGGGCGGCGAAGCGTGGGAACTGTGA
- the ruvC gene encoding crossover junction endodeoxyribonuclease RuvC yields the protein MIILGIDPGLRTTGFGVIEKHGNKLRYIASGTVKTGSEGELPPRLKVILRGVSEIVGTYQPDCAAIEKVFVNVNPQSTLLLGQARGAAICALVHADLSVAEYTALQVKQAVTGHGKAAKEQVQEMVSRLLSLPGLPGTDAADALGVAICHANSIDALAMIGALAPQLQGLRMKRGRLVG from the coding sequence ATGATTATTCTTGGCATCGATCCTGGCCTGCGCACGACCGGCTTTGGGGTCATTGAAAAACACGGCAACAAGCTGCGCTATATCGCGTCGGGGACCGTCAAGACGGGTTCCGAAGGGGAATTGCCGCCGCGCCTGAAGGTCATCCTGCGGGGCGTGAGCGAAATCGTCGGCACCTACCAGCCCGATTGCGCGGCCATCGAAAAAGTGTTTGTCAACGTCAATCCCCAATCGACCTTGCTGCTGGGCCAGGCGCGCGGCGCGGCCATTTGCGCGCTCGTGCATGCCGACCTGTCGGTGGCCGAATACACGGCGCTACAAGTGAAACAGGCTGTCACGGGCCACGGCAAGGCGGCCAAGGAGCAGGTGCAGGAAATGGTCTCGCGGCTGCTGTCCTTGCCCGGCTTGCCCGGCACGGATGCGGCCGACGCGCTGGGCGTGGCCATTTGCCACGCCAACAGTATCGATGCACTGGCCATGATCGGCGCGCTGGCGCCCCAGCTACAGGGCTTGCGTATGAAGCGCGGCCGTTTAGTAGGGTAG
- a CDS encoding histidine phosphatase family protein: MSTTILLIRHGETAWNAGRRLQGHIDIALNEAGLAQAAALGQALADEPLAAIIASDLQRAQQTAQAVADVNKLPVQTDPLLRERCYGAFEGLLYADIAARYPHEYAQWQSRQIDAVMPSGERQAESFRQFYARANGAIARWAQQYDGQTIAIVAHGGVLECAYREAVGMTLDSPRDFQVKNASVNRFSYADGKLHLVHWGNIEHLSAPAMDELG, translated from the coding sequence ATGAGCACCACGATTTTATTGATACGCCATGGCGAGACGGCCTGGAATGCGGGCCGCCGCCTGCAGGGCCATATCGACATCGCCTTGAACGAGGCGGGCCTGGCGCAAGCGGCCGCGCTGGGACAGGCGCTGGCGGACGAACCGCTGGCCGCCATCATTGCCAGCGACCTGCAGCGCGCGCAGCAGACGGCGCAAGCCGTGGCCGACGTGAACAAGCTGCCAGTGCAGACTGACCCCTTGCTGCGCGAGCGCTGCTATGGCGCTTTCGAAGGCTTGTTGTATGCGGACATCGCCGCGCGCTATCCGCACGAGTATGCGCAATGGCAATCGCGCCAGATCGACGCCGTGATGCCGTCTGGCGAGCGCCAGGCCGAAAGTTTCCGCCAGTTCTATGCGCGCGCGAATGGCGCCATCGCCCGCTGGGCCCAGCAATATGACGGCCAGACGATCGCCATCGTGGCCCACGGCGGCGTACTCGAGTGCGCTTACCGCGAGGCGGTCGGCATGACGCTCGACAGTCCGCGCGACTTCCAGGTCAAAAATGCCAGCGTCAACCGGTTTTCTTACGCCGACGGCAAGCTGCATTTAGTGCACTGGGGAAATATCGAGCACCTGAGCGCACCCGCGATGGACGAGCTGGGCTAA
- the ruvA gene encoding Holliday junction branch migration protein RuvA, with amino-acid sequence MIGRLSGILLEKNPPQLLVDCQGVGYEVDVPMSTFYNLPHVGEKVVLFTHQAIREDAHLLFGFGNAAERAVFRQLIKITGVGARMALSILSGMTIADLAQAITLQDSGRLVKVPGIGKKTAERLLLELKGKLGADIGAGGAHAAPDAQSDILNALVALGYSDKEALAAVKNVPAGTGVSDGIKLALKALSKG; translated from the coding sequence ATGATAGGCCGTCTCTCCGGTATTTTGCTTGAAAAGAATCCGCCACAATTGCTGGTCGATTGCCAGGGCGTCGGCTATGAAGTCGACGTACCGATGAGCACCTTTTACAACTTGCCCCACGTGGGCGAAAAAGTCGTGCTGTTCACGCACCAGGCCATCCGCGAAGACGCGCACCTGCTGTTTGGCTTCGGCAATGCGGCCGAGCGCGCCGTGTTCCGCCAGTTGATCAAGATCACGGGCGTGGGCGCGCGCATGGCGCTGTCGATTCTCTCGGGCATGACGATTGCCGATCTGGCGCAGGCGATTACCCTGCAGGATTCCGGCCGCCTGGTGAAAGTGCCGGGCATCGGCAAGAAGACGGCCGAGCGCCTGTTGCTGGAATTGAAGGGCAAGCTGGGTGCCGATATCGGCGCCGGCGGCGCGCATGCGGCGCCCGACGCGCAATCGGACATTTTGAATGCCCTGGTCGCGCTCGGCTATTCGGACAAGGAAGCGCTGGCCGCCGTGAAGAACGTGCCGGCAGGTACCGGCGTATCGGACGGCATCAAACTGGCGCTGAAAGCGCTGTCGAAAGGCTGA
- the purH gene encoding bifunctional phosphoribosylaminoimidazolecarboxamide formyltransferase/IMP cyclohydrolase, with protein MIKQALLSVSDKTGVLEFARALSALGVNLLSTGGTAKLLADNGVPVTEVADYTGFPEMLDGRVKTLHPKVHGGILARRDFPEHMSKLVEHDMPTIDMVVVNLYPFQGTVAKADCTLEDAIENIDIGGPTMLRSAAKNHKDVVVICDPTDYDVVLAEMRAADGKAGDVSYDTKFMLAKKVFAHTAQYDGAITNYLTSLGPTKVHAERGAYPQILNVAFEKVQDMRYGENPHQSAAFYRDLVTTDGALANYRQLQGKELSYNNIADADAAWECVKSMGGFEQSAACVIVKHANPCGVALGKNAAEAYARALQTDPTSAFGGIIAFNTELDGATAGEIAKLFVEVLIAPSFSAEAKQILSSKQNVRMLEIPLGSGVHAMDFKRVGGGLLVQSPDAKNVGIGDLRVVSKLQPTPQQLADLMFAWKVAKFVKSNAIVFCGNNMTLGVGAGQMSRIDSARIASIKAQNAGLSLTGSVVASDAFFPFRDGLDVVVDAGATCVIHPGGSMRDQEVIDAADERGVVMLYTGTRHFRH; from the coding sequence ATGATCAAACAAGCTCTCCTCTCCGTTTCCGACAAGACCGGCGTTCTCGAATTCGCCCGCGCCCTGTCCGCCCTCGGCGTCAACCTCCTGTCCACGGGCGGCACCGCCAAATTGCTGGCAGACAACGGTGTTCCTGTCACGGAAGTGGCCGATTACACGGGTTTCCCGGAGATGCTCGATGGCCGCGTGAAAACCCTGCACCCAAAAGTGCACGGCGGTATCCTGGCGCGCCGTGATTTCCCTGAACACATGTCGAAACTGGTCGAGCACGACATGCCGACCATCGACATGGTGGTGGTCAACCTGTACCCGTTCCAAGGCACGGTCGCCAAGGCCGATTGCACGCTGGAAGACGCGATCGAAAACATCGATATCGGCGGCCCCACCATGCTGCGTTCGGCGGCCAAGAACCACAAGGACGTGGTCGTCATCTGCGACCCGACCGACTATGACGTGGTGCTGGCGGAAATGCGTGCGGCCGATGGCAAGGCAGGCGACGTCAGCTACGACACCAAGTTCATGCTGGCGAAAAAAGTCTTTGCGCACACGGCGCAATACGATGGCGCCATCACCAACTACCTGACGAGCCTGGGCCCGACGAAAGTGCACGCCGAGCGCGGCGCCTATCCGCAAATCCTGAACGTTGCCTTTGAAAAAGTGCAAGACATGCGCTACGGTGAAAACCCGCACCAGAGCGCCGCTTTCTACCGCGACCTCGTCACCACCGACGGCGCGCTGGCCAACTATCGCCAGTTGCAAGGCAAGGAATTGTCGTACAACAACATCGCCGATGCCGATGCGGCCTGGGAATGCGTGAAGAGCATGGGCGGCTTCGAGCAAAGCGCCGCGTGCGTCATCGTCAAGCACGCGAACCCATGCGGCGTGGCCCTGGGCAAGAATGCGGCGGAAGCGTATGCGCGCGCCCTGCAGACGGACCCGACCTCGGCATTCGGCGGCATCATCGCCTTCAACACGGAACTCGACGGCGCCACCGCCGGCGAAATCGCCAAGCTGTTCGTCGAAGTGCTGATCGCCCCGTCGTTCTCCGCCGAAGCGAAACAGATTCTGTCGAGCAAGCAAAACGTGCGCATGCTGGAAATCCCGCTGGGCAGCGGCGTGCACGCCATGGACTTCAAGCGCGTCGGTGGCGGTCTGCTGGTGCAATCGCCTGACGCTAAAAACGTCGGTATCGGCGACTTGCGCGTGGTCAGCAAGCTGCAGCCAACGCCGCAGCAACTGGCCGACCTGATGTTCGCCTGGAAAGTGGCGAAATTCGTCAAGTCGAACGCCATCGTCTTCTGCGGCAATAACATGACCCTGGGCGTGGGCGCTGGCCAGATGAGCCGTATCGATTCGGCCCGCATCGCTTCCATCAAGGCGCAAAACGCGGGCCTGTCGCTGACGGGCTCCGTCGTGGCGTCGGACGCCTTCTTCCCGTTCCGCGACGGCCTCGACGTCGTCGTCGACGCGGGCGCGACCTGCGTCATCCACCCGGGCGGCTCGATGCGCGACCAGGAAGTGATCGATGCGGCGGACGAGCGCGGCGTGGTCATGCTGTACACGGGCACGCGTCACTTCCGTCATTGA
- a CDS encoding ice-binding family protein, translating into MNLFKRYLNPLIVSAGLLAMTALAGCGGGDQGRDPILGLPAATLSSLAVTPATATVAIGAGQQFTAIATYSDGSSQDVSAKSAWTSATPASATVNAATGLSTGIAAGSSSISAAFSGKSAAAQLTVSPATLTAIAITPLAPSIAIAATQQFTVTGSFSDGATHDVTAVSAFASASPATASIAAGGLALGKVAGTTQITATTGALTASTVLTVTPATLLSIAVTPQNPIIPVAATRQLAVLATYSDGSSADVTSGSSFVSATPASATVASGGLVTGVAFGTSVMNASFNGKTASTTVTVPAITLVSIAVTPATASIVVGATQQFIATATYSDSSNAIITNSAAWTSGTVANASVLNTGVATGIAAGTSSITATAGGQSGSALLTVTAVAIPPVLNPIILGRAASFGVLAGTSITNNSGGTTLITGDVGSPSQTVDPTQAAGFTNYKSGAILDGAMTDLQAAITDGNSRSCDVSFAGGIDLGGQTFGPGVYCYAGAISITGTLTLNGPGVYIFRTALTLNSTVNSVVALNNGATADNVSWLPVGPTTLAANSVFKGNILGQSAAITVGDNTTLLNGRVLTAAAVTLRNNQITK; encoded by the coding sequence ATGAATCTCTTCAAGCGATATCTGAACCCGCTGATCGTCTCGGCAGGCCTGCTGGCCATGACCGCCCTGGCCGGCTGCGGCGGCGGCGACCAGGGACGCGATCCTATCCTCGGCTTGCCGGCTGCCACCCTGTCCAGCCTGGCCGTCACGCCAGCCACGGCCACGGTCGCTATCGGTGCGGGCCAGCAATTCACGGCCATCGCCACGTATAGCGACGGCTCCTCGCAAGATGTCAGCGCCAAGTCGGCCTGGACGTCGGCCACGCCAGCCAGCGCGACAGTCAATGCCGCCACAGGCTTGAGCACCGGCATCGCTGCCGGCAGCAGCAGCATCAGCGCCGCATTTAGCGGCAAGAGCGCAGCGGCCCAGTTGACCGTCTCGCCCGCCACTTTGACGGCAATTGCCATCACGCCGCTCGCGCCATCGATCGCCATCGCAGCAACGCAGCAATTCACGGTGACGGGCAGCTTCAGCGACGGCGCCACGCACGACGTCACGGCCGTGTCGGCATTTGCCTCGGCCAGTCCCGCCACGGCCAGCATCGCCGCTGGCGGCCTGGCGCTGGGCAAGGTTGCCGGCACGACGCAGATTACGGCCACCACGGGCGCGCTCACGGCCAGCACCGTGCTGACCGTCACGCCAGCGACCTTGTTGTCGATCGCCGTCACGCCGCAAAACCCCATCATCCCCGTCGCCGCGACGCGCCAGTTGGCCGTCCTTGCCACGTATTCGGATGGCAGCAGCGCTGACGTCACCTCCGGTAGCAGCTTCGTGTCCGCCACGCCAGCCTCGGCCACCGTCGCCAGCGGTGGCCTCGTCACCGGCGTTGCCTTTGGTACCAGCGTCATGAACGCCAGCTTCAACGGCAAGACGGCCAGCACCACCGTCACCGTGCCTGCCATTACCCTGGTCAGCATCGCCGTCACGCCGGCCACCGCCAGCATCGTTGTCGGTGCCACGCAGCAATTCATTGCCACCGCAACGTACTCGGACAGCTCGAACGCCATCATCACCAACAGCGCCGCCTGGACGTCGGGCACCGTTGCCAATGCCAGCGTGCTGAACACGGGCGTCGCCACCGGCATCGCCGCCGGCACCAGCAGCATCACGGCCACGGCCGGCGGCCAGTCGGGCAGCGCGCTGCTGACCGTCACTGCCGTTGCCATCCCGCCCGTCCTCAATCCGATCATCCTGGGCCGCGCCGCATCGTTCGGCGTGCTGGCCGGCACCTCGATCACGAACAATTCGGGCGGCACGACCCTGATCACGGGCGATGTGGGTTCGCCGTCGCAAACGGTCGATCCGACCCAGGCGGCAGGTTTTACCAACTACAAGTCGGGCGCCATCCTGGACGGCGCCATGACGGATTTGCAAGCGGCGATCACGGACGGCAACAGCCGCAGCTGCGACGTCAGCTTTGCCGGCGGCATAGACCTCGGCGGCCAGACCTTCGGCCCCGGCGTGTATTGCTATGCGGGCGCCATCAGCATCACGGGTACCTTGACCCTGAACGGTCCCGGCGTGTACATCTTCCGCACGGCGCTGACCTTGAATTCGACCGTCAACTCGGTGGTTGCCCTGAACAATGGCGCCACGGCCGACAACGTCAGCTGGCTGCCCGTCGGCCCGACCACCCTGGCCGCGAACAGCGTCTTCAAGGGCAATATCCTGGGCCAGTCGGCCGCCATCACGGTGGGCGACAACACGACCCTGCTCAATGGCCGCGTGCTGACGGCCGCCGCCGTTACCCTGCGCAACAACCAGATCACCAAATAA
- a CDS encoding YaiI/YqxD family protein, with amino-acid sequence MQIWIDADACPVVIKEILYRVADRLELPLILVANQGLRVPPSRFIRTVQVPSGADVADQEIVRLLNPGDLVITGDIPLAADVLTKGGFALNPRGEFYTKDNIAQQLTMRAFMEELRSGGVDTGGPAAFSQSDRQQFANSLDRHLSKHHRKPAPAQ; translated from the coding sequence ATGCAAATCTGGATCGACGCCGACGCCTGTCCCGTCGTCATCAAGGAAATTTTGTACCGCGTGGCCGACCGCCTGGAGCTGCCGCTCATCCTGGTCGCCAACCAGGGCTTGCGCGTGCCGCCCTCGCGTTTCATCCGCACCGTGCAAGTGCCGTCCGGCGCCGACGTGGCCGACCAGGAAATCGTGCGTTTGTTGAATCCCGGCGACCTCGTCATCACGGGCGACATCCCGCTGGCGGCCGACGTCCTGACCAAGGGCGGTTTCGCGCTGAACCCGCGCGGCGAGTTCTACACGAAGGATAATATCGCCCAGCAACTGACGATGCGCGCCTTCATGGAAGAATTGCGCAGTGGCGGCGTGGACACGGGCGGCCCGGCCGCCTTCAGCCAGTCCGACCGGCAACAGTTCGCCAATAGCCTGGACCGGCATTTGAGCAAGCATCACCGCAAGCCGGCCCCGGCGCAGTAA
- the dtd gene encoding D-aminoacyl-tRNA deacylase, whose amino-acid sequence MIALLQRVTQAKVDVDGATIGAIDAGLMVLVCAERGDTEKEADALLTKLLGYRVFADEAGKMNRSVTDVAGGLLLVPQFTLAADTKSGTRPSFTPAAAPQDGLRLFTHFVDQARSRHATVQTGQFGADMQVSLTNDGPVTFWLQVNAK is encoded by the coding sequence ATGATCGCGCTGCTGCAAAGAGTCACGCAGGCCAAGGTGGATGTCGATGGCGCCACCATCGGCGCCATCGACGCCGGACTGATGGTGCTCGTGTGCGCCGAGCGGGGCGATACGGAGAAGGAAGCGGACGCCTTGCTGACCAAACTGCTCGGCTACCGCGTGTTTGCCGACGAGGCGGGCAAGATGAACCGCAGCGTGACGGACGTGGCCGGCGGCTTGCTGCTGGTGCCGCAGTTTACGCTGGCGGCCGATACCAAGTCCGGCACGCGCCCGTCGTTTACGCCGGCCGCCGCGCCGCAGGACGGCTTGCGCCTGTTCACGCATTTCGTGGACCAGGCGCGCAGCCGCCATGCGACCGTACAAACGGGGCAGTTCGGTGCCGACATGCAAGTGTCGCTCACCAATGACGGCCCCGTCACATTCTGGCTGCAGGTGAACGCCAAATAA
- a CDS encoding YbhB/YbcL family Raf kinase inhibitor-like protein: MKLWSETFRDGGLMPADYAFAEIDRASRVRLAGNRNPHLAWDDVPNGTESLALFCIDPDAPQDASLANRDDQALSLTALRGDFYHWSLLDLPPAIRVIAAGEFSSGITPRGKAAAPGLRQGINDYTGWFAGDAAMAGDYYGYDGPCPPWNDERIHHYLFRLYALDVPQLALPERFTGQQAHAALYGHILDEAQLVVAYSLNPELALTLKK; this comes from the coding sequence ATGAAATTGTGGAGCGAGACGTTTCGTGATGGCGGCCTGATGCCGGCCGACTATGCTTTTGCCGAGATTGATCGGGCCAGTCGCGTGCGCCTCGCCGGCAACCGCAATCCCCATCTGGCCTGGGACGATGTGCCCAACGGCACCGAGTCGCTGGCCCTGTTCTGCATCGACCCCGATGCGCCGCAAGACGCCAGCCTGGCCAACCGCGATGACCAGGCCCTGTCGCTGACGGCGCTGCGCGGCGACTTTTATCACTGGAGCTTGCTCGACTTGCCACCGGCCATACGGGTTATTGCCGCCGGAGAATTTTCCAGCGGCATAACTCCCCGTGGCAAGGCGGCCGCTCCTGGGCTGCGCCAAGGCATCAACGACTACACGGGCTGGTTTGCAGGCGATGCCGCCATGGCCGGCGATTATTACGGCTATGATGGTCCGTGCCCGCCGTGGAATGACGAGCGCATCCACCACTATCTTTTCCGCCTGTATGCGCTCGACGTGCCGCAGCTGGCTTTGCCCGAGCGTTTCACGGGGCAGCAAGCCCATGCCGCCCTGTACGGCCACATCCTCGACGAAGCCCAGCTCGTCGTCGCCTATTCGCTCAATCCCGAGTTGGCACTTACTCTGAAGAAATAA
- the dusB gene encoding tRNA dihydrouridine synthase DusB, whose translation MQIGPHILRNNVFVAPMAGVTDRPFRQLCKQLGAGYAVSEMAASNPRLWATEKSARRTDHEGEMEPKAVQIAGADPQDLADCAKFNVDRGAQIIDINMGCPVKKVCNSWCGSALLQDESLVEKILHAVVNAVDVPVTLKFRTGWNRSNKNALTIARIAEQAGIQMLTLHGRTRADGYKGDAEYETIAAVKASVGIPVVANGDITSPEKARFVLDQTGADAVMIGRAAQGRPWICREIDHFLRTGTLLPAPYVDEVRTLMDEHLRAHYAFYGEFLGVRTARKHIGWYVKDLEGGEAFRQQMNLLESTDAQLLAVDQFFESQWKFGERLQYRLSESSESGLIEAATAA comes from the coding sequence GTGCAAATCGGCCCTCACATTCTGCGCAATAACGTTTTCGTCGCTCCCATGGCGGGCGTGACGGATCGGCCTTTCCGCCAGTTGTGCAAGCAGTTGGGTGCCGGCTACGCCGTGTCGGAGATGGCGGCGTCGAATCCGCGCCTGTGGGCGACGGAAAAAAGCGCGCGCCGTACGGACCACGAAGGTGAAATGGAGCCGAAAGCCGTGCAGATCGCCGGCGCCGATCCGCAAGACCTGGCCGACTGCGCCAAGTTCAATGTGGATCGGGGCGCACAGATCATCGACATCAACATGGGTTGCCCCGTGAAAAAGGTGTGCAACAGCTGGTGCGGTTCGGCTCTGTTGCAAGATGAAAGCCTGGTCGAAAAGATTTTGCACGCCGTCGTCAATGCCGTCGACGTGCCTGTCACCCTGAAATTTCGCACGGGCTGGAACCGTTCCAACAAGAATGCCCTGACGATCGCCCGCATCGCCGAGCAAGCCGGCATCCAGATGCTGACCTTGCACGGCCGCACGCGTGCCGATGGCTACAAGGGCGATGCCGAGTATGAAACCATTGCCGCCGTGAAAGCATCAGTGGGCATCCCCGTGGTGGCCAATGGCGACATTACCAGTCCGGAAAAGGCCCGCTTTGTGCTCGATCAAACGGGCGCCGATGCCGTCATGATCGGCCGCGCGGCGCAGGGCCGGCCGTGGATTTGTCGCGAGATCGACCATTTCCTGCGCACCGGCACCTTGCTGCCGGCGCCGTACGTGGATGAAGTGCGCACCCTGATGGACGAGCATTTGCGCGCCCATTACGCGTTTTACGGTGAATTTCTCGGCGTGCGCACGGCGCGCAAGCACATCGGCTGGTACGTCAAGGATCTGGAAGGCGGCGAAGCGTTCCGCCAGCAAATGAACTTGCTGGAATCGACGGATGCGCAATTGCTGGCCGTCGATCAATTTTTTGAGTCGCAATGGAAATTTGGCGAACGGTTACAATACCGCCTCTCCGAATCCAGTGAAAGTGGCCTGATAGAAGCGGCCACGGCAGCATGA
- a CDS encoding OmpA family protein, with protein sequence MTIAHTLGALSVMTGALLAAQSAQAQDNTFINPDWANSAWYIGAGVGQSRATIDEPRLRASLAANGESVTGFSKDQRDTGYKLFVGRQLNQYVAVEAGYFDLGKFDFKSTTSGNGVLNGQAAFRGVNLDLLGQLPLSQRLSLLGRVGMHYTKTNTEFSGNRLLGSTNTHASERKLNAKLGLGLEYKFSEALALRGEVERYRLNDAVGNRGDADLYSVSLVYKLGRPASATPAYQPAPEVAPAVAMPAPVIVAAPAPAPVSEKVSFASEALFDFDQSALKPQGKAALDQLLGQLTGMDLEVIVTVGHTDAVGPDAYNQKLSQRRAEAVKAYLVAQGVETNRVYTEGKGETQPVADNTSAAGRAKNRRVTVEVVGTRKVAR encoded by the coding sequence ATGACTATCGCACACACACTGGGCGCCCTGAGCGTCATGACCGGCGCCTTGCTGGCGGCACAATCGGCGCAGGCGCAGGACAACACCTTCATCAACCCGGACTGGGCCAACAGCGCCTGGTACATTGGCGCGGGCGTGGGCCAGTCGCGCGCCACCATCGACGAGCCGCGCCTGCGCGCCAGCCTGGCCGCCAACGGCGAAAGCGTCACCGGCTTCAGCAAGGACCAGCGCGACACCGGCTATAAACTGTTTGTCGGCCGCCAGCTGAACCAGTATGTCGCCGTGGAAGCCGGTTACTTTGACCTGGGCAAGTTCGATTTCAAGTCGACCACCAGCGGCAACGGCGTACTGAACGGGCAAGCGGCCTTCCGCGGCGTGAACCTGGACTTGCTGGGCCAGCTGCCGCTGTCGCAGCGCCTGTCCTTGCTGGGCCGCGTCGGCATGCACTACACCAAGACCAACACGGAATTCAGCGGCAACCGCCTGCTGGGTTCGACCAATACCCATGCCAGCGAGCGCAAGCTCAATGCCAAGCTGGGTCTGGGCCTGGAATACAAGTTCAGCGAAGCGCTGGCCCTGCGCGGCGAAGTCGAGCGTTATCGCTTGAACGACGCCGTCGGCAACCGTGGCGATGCGGACCTGTATTCCGTCAGCCTCGTGTATAAACTCGGCCGCCCGGCCAGCGCCACGCCCGCCTACCAGCCGGCGCCAGAAGTCGCCCCGGCCGTCGCGATGCCGGCCCCTGTCATCGTGGCCGCACCGGCGCCAGCGCCCGTGTCGGAAAAAGTGTCGTTTGCCTCGGAAGCGTTGTTTGATTTCGATCAATCGGCGCTCAAGCCGCAAGGCAAGGCCGCGCTGGACCAGCTGCTGGGCCAATTGACGGGCATGGATCTGGAAGTGATCGTCACGGTCGGCCATACGGATGCCGTCGGCCCTGACGCCTACAACCAGAAACTGTCGCAACGCCGCGCCGAAGCCGTCAAGGCCTATCTGGTGGCGCAAGGCGTGGAAACGAACCGTGTCTACACGGAAGGCAAGGGAGAAACGCAGCCGGTGGCCGACAACACAAGTGCCGCCGGGCGCGCCAAGAACCGCCGTGTGACGGTGGAAGTGGTGGGCACGCGCAAAGTTGCACGCTAA